A section of the Parafrankia discariae genome encodes:
- a CDS encoding nitroreductase family protein — translation METWDAIRARRNVRAYTTDPVPAELLDRITEAGWRAPSASNRQHWDFVIVTDRGQLAELSTVWRGAGHIATAPAAIALVVPVASDDRTRVVDQYDLGQATYAIMLAAADLGLGTGHSAVGEQDTARAILGVPDTHLVAFLLGVGYPADRPLRPIVNPDRRPFGEVVHHGRW, via the coding sequence ATGGAGACATGGGACGCGATCCGGGCCCGCCGCAACGTCCGTGCCTACACGACCGACCCGGTCCCGGCGGAGCTGCTGGACCGGATCACCGAGGCCGGCTGGCGGGCACCGTCGGCGTCGAACCGGCAGCACTGGGACTTCGTGATCGTCACCGACCGGGGGCAGCTGGCGGAGTTGTCGACGGTCTGGCGCGGGGCCGGTCACATCGCCACCGCCCCGGCGGCGATCGCCCTGGTCGTGCCCGTCGCGTCAGACGACCGGACGCGGGTCGTGGACCAGTACGACCTCGGGCAGGCGACCTACGCGATCATGCTGGCCGCCGCCGATCTCGGCCTGGGCACCGGGCACTCCGCGGTCGGCGAGCAGGACACGGCACGCGCGATCCTCGGCGTCCCGGACACGCATCTGGTTGCGTTCCTGCTCGGTGTCGGTTACCCCGCTGATCGGCCGCTGCGGCCCATCGTCAACCCCGACCGGCGCCCGTTCGGCGAGGTTGTCCACCACGGCCGCTGGTGA